The proteins below come from a single Juglans regia cultivar Chandler chromosome 12, Walnut 2.0, whole genome shotgun sequence genomic window:
- the LOC108993235 gene encoding lys-63-specific deubiquitinase BRCC36-like isoform X1, giving the protein MSLTCVKMSEDVWLTCMTHALSTETEEIMGLLLGDIEYSKDGSVTALIWGASPQTRSDRRKDRVETNPEQLAAASAQAERMTTFTGRITRVIGWYHSHPHITVLPSHVDVRTQAMYQLLDSGFIGLIFSCFSEDVHKVGRIQVIAFQSSDRKQNHASRPISLSVVNKSSIIDVESSLSSSEDASTRSGSAVIESSEQDCGDSITAGANKGGGRSAELGVSFADSDAKYIGRERMGGNYRADSSDKIIVDIDPMDMSESMQEAMHRSNLDMSGAEYARKEIPLHVLPTSSLIKLDSPLMSFTDLQHVLYEEERAAYNQAILQNIRGGKVHPLTFIHHTSTYQASLCKLMEYCLSPAVNALQDRLKENEIRLEMLINEAKRLAAECIRGGDSSLGSSRQVPSHGLRGNAVYGHTNSYSSAEPVSMMTVASPGSQRRKGSR; this is encoded by the exons ATGTCTTTAACATGTGTGAAAATGTCGGAAGATGTGTGGTTAACATGTATGACGCATGCATTGTCCACAGAAACCGAAGAGATCATGGGGCTTCTTCTCGGTGATATTGAG TACTCTAAGGATGGGAGTGTAACTGCACTGATTTGGGGAGCATCACCTCAAACACGATCTGACCGCCGAAAGGACCGTGTGGAGACTAATCCTGAGCAGTTGGCTGCTGCATCAGCTCAGGCCGAG AGAATGACCACGTTTACTGGAAGAATAACAAGAGTAATTGGGTGGTATCATTCTCATCCTCATATTACAGTTCTTCCTTCCCACGTTG ATGTGCGAACTCAGGCAATGTATCAACTTTTAGACTCTGGGTTTATCGGGCTGATATTTTCCTGTTTTAGTGAAGATGTACACAAG GTTGGAAGAATCCAAGTAATTGCTTTCCAATCCTCAGATAGGAAGCAGAATCATGCGTCAAGACCTATATCTCTATCTGTGGTAAATAAAAGTTCAATTATAGATGTTGAATCATCTTTAAGTTCCTCAGAAGATGCATCTACAAGATCTGGCTCTGCAGTGATAGAGAGCTCTGAACAAGACTGTGGCGATTCAATAACTGCTGGAGCTAATAAG GGTGGTGGAAGGTCTGCAGAGTTGGGGGTTTCCTTTGCTGATTCAGATGCCAAGTATATAGGGAGGGAAAGGATGGGAGGAAACTATCGTGCTGATAGTTCAGACAAAATCATTGTTGATATAGACCCCATGGATATGTCAGAAAGTATGCAAGAAGCAATGCACCGTTCAAATTTGGACATGAG TGGTGCGGAGTATGCCAGGAAAGAAATTCCTCTTCATGTTTTGCCAACGTCATCCCTTATCAAGCTTGATTCACCTTTAATGTCATTTACGGACTTGCAACATGTGCTGTATGAAGAGGAGCGGGCTGCATATAACCAAGCCATATTGCAAAATATAAG GGGCGGGAAAGTTCATCCTCTTACTTTCATACATCACACCTCAACTTATCAGGCTTCCCTGTGCAAATTAATGGAATATTG TTTAAGTCCTGCCGTAAATGCTCTCCAGGACCGCTTGAAGGAGAATGAAATTCGG TTAGAAATGCTCATCAACGAAGCCAAGAGGTTAGCGGCCGAGTGTATCAGAGGAGGTGATTCAAGTTTGGGATCATCTCGCCAAGTTCCAAGTCATGGCCTTCGAGGAAATGCTGTGTATGGTCACACCAACTCGTATAGTTCAGCCGAACCGGTTAGCATGATGACTGTTGCTAGTCCTGGTAGCCAGAGGCGGAAAGGGTCTCGGTGA
- the LOC108993235 gene encoding lys-63-specific deubiquitinase BRCC36-like isoform X2 — protein sequence MSLTCVKMSEDVWLTCMTHALSTETEEIMGLLLGDIEYSKDGSVTALIWGASPQTRSDRRKDRVETNPEQLAAASAQAERMTTFTGRITRVIGWYHSHPHITVLPSHVDVRTQAMYQLLDSGFIGLIFSCFSEDVHKVGRIQVIAFQSSDRKQNHASRPISLSVVNKSSIIDVESSLSSSEDASTRSGSAVIESSEQDCGDSITAGANKGGGRSAELGVSFADSDAKYIGRERMGGNYRADSSDKIIVDIDPMDMSESMQEAMHRSNLDMSGAEYARKEIPLHVLPTSSLIKLDSPLMSFTDLQHVLYEEERAAYNQAILQNIRGGKVHPLTFIHHTSTYQASLCKLMEYCLSPAVNALQDRLKENEIRVHNRTKIDAFYRD from the exons ATGTCTTTAACATGTGTGAAAATGTCGGAAGATGTGTGGTTAACATGTATGACGCATGCATTGTCCACAGAAACCGAAGAGATCATGGGGCTTCTTCTCGGTGATATTGAG TACTCTAAGGATGGGAGTGTAACTGCACTGATTTGGGGAGCATCACCTCAAACACGATCTGACCGCCGAAAGGACCGTGTGGAGACTAATCCTGAGCAGTTGGCTGCTGCATCAGCTCAGGCCGAG AGAATGACCACGTTTACTGGAAGAATAACAAGAGTAATTGGGTGGTATCATTCTCATCCTCATATTACAGTTCTTCCTTCCCACGTTG ATGTGCGAACTCAGGCAATGTATCAACTTTTAGACTCTGGGTTTATCGGGCTGATATTTTCCTGTTTTAGTGAAGATGTACACAAG GTTGGAAGAATCCAAGTAATTGCTTTCCAATCCTCAGATAGGAAGCAGAATCATGCGTCAAGACCTATATCTCTATCTGTGGTAAATAAAAGTTCAATTATAGATGTTGAATCATCTTTAAGTTCCTCAGAAGATGCATCTACAAGATCTGGCTCTGCAGTGATAGAGAGCTCTGAACAAGACTGTGGCGATTCAATAACTGCTGGAGCTAATAAG GGTGGTGGAAGGTCTGCAGAGTTGGGGGTTTCCTTTGCTGATTCAGATGCCAAGTATATAGGGAGGGAAAGGATGGGAGGAAACTATCGTGCTGATAGTTCAGACAAAATCATTGTTGATATAGACCCCATGGATATGTCAGAAAGTATGCAAGAAGCAATGCACCGTTCAAATTTGGACATGAG TGGTGCGGAGTATGCCAGGAAAGAAATTCCTCTTCATGTTTTGCCAACGTCATCCCTTATCAAGCTTGATTCACCTTTAATGTCATTTACGGACTTGCAACATGTGCTGTATGAAGAGGAGCGGGCTGCATATAACCAAGCCATATTGCAAAATATAAG GGGCGGGAAAGTTCATCCTCTTACTTTCATACATCACACCTCAACTTATCAGGCTTCCCTGTGCAAATTAATGGAATATTG TTTAAGTCCTGCCGTAAATGCTCTCCAGGACCGCTTGAAGGAGAATGAAATTCGGGTACATAACAGAACTAAAATCGATGCTTTCTATAGAGA TTAG
- the LOC108993087 gene encoding protein RALF-like 19 — translation MEYKPWLIFLVLSLAVVAESSSLHDATNWGLTKYGSTAGSCNSEVGVCIGEGNEMLMSSLHARHLAQQKYISYGALKANGVPCGRRGQSYYNCQMRQQANPYRRGCSIITHCARITD, via the coding sequence ATGGAATATAAGCCTTGGCTGATATTCCTCGTCCTTTCCTTGGCCGTGGTGGCCGAGTCATCTTCACTCCATGATGCCACCAACTGGGGTCTCACAAAATATGGCAGTACTGCAGGCTCCTGCAATAGTGAAGTGGGGGTCTGCATTGGAGAGGGCAATGAAATGTTGATGTCTTCTCTTCATGCCCGACATCTTGCCCAGCAAAAGTACATTAGCTATGGAGCTCTCAAGGCCAACGGCGTTCCCTGTGGCCGCCGCGGCCAATCCTACTACAACTGTCAAATGAGGCAACAGGCTAATCCTTACAGACGTGGTTGCAGCATCATTACCCACTGTGCCAGGATCACTGATTGA
- the LOC108993194 gene encoding uncharacterized protein LOC108993194 has product MGGILAHTAMDALQVVSSATQLVSSMVGAVAALEQASRDLEEAPKKIKRLEEFVYDLENLTRKIKQKHVSKLHNHRLDNQIQSLNALVERLHPNIMKARRVVSRSKFKNLAKIVWSSMAGDPLGKVVHTIKGDLNWWLDSQILVQNVEKVIESTAQDIPFRLKINSEQGYPISSKCNFIRNLLEQEGSHRVILIVGLSGIGKSCMARQVVCDPPAKFVGGAAELCFGQWCSRAACNGNKAEYQSRLARKFCKFLVQIGFWKKIKDNAGDLDYICCLLQEALYGKSILILLDDVWEQDIIERFTKLYDNDCKYLVTTRNEAVYEITEAEKVELGKDDIREISKEILVYHSLLSEEELPIIAESLLERCGHHPLTVAVMGKALRKETRSEKWEKAITNLSTFATCAPGPVSYVNEKEAENTLTIFGSFEFSLEAMPGDSRKLFTALAALSWVEHVPEAGLEAIWSVIGQESIFPLVVGKLVEGSLLMKTDTDPLYQVHDMVSLYLDSKKNYAIALLVDEARVEETAFICPWLFVFGKESIKRIVGQKIEILLSVLEEKQAVITLEAIVQALMASKSISEYEVSRASFVCMLGPRIEALISSGLQSLVVVSAEAITNIFNRNDYCNYVPSLESTDAIDKLAVILENCEDPMVQTNVSAFLAKLAEFGSTDTVDKVLQSIPFNQLADLLSPEAEEWHESMFTILMSLVKAGKSKAVERMIASEIEKNLIKLLENGTEVAQHGAIVILKAFYELGGHPTNGHLQHANLKLLPWQVRLRLERFVLSDQNVSSSPRPQTFEDLLHKVLDSNYKQVLEAMQDLIPIIEKAGDPKIRDMILKSPLIKRLFELLQTQQKSMKSESAFLLMKLAFSGGESCIKKYLEYDIIPELVKMMQCTIPELQDAAYTALHQMLFGTGGVLVLKHIFQLGLIEKLVHSIDSRSAKAREVNVHCLLDAVELGNKQFLERMFSLQVVEKLTKLESVSGGSGETVVGFLKGMDKCKRLSTAERKVLKQQVLRKVRATLKGHKFEARILAAIDACLSEGSMRGATSSSSGRNRKS; this is encoded by the exons ATGGGTGGCATTCTAGCTCATACAGCAATGGATGCTTTACAAGTTGTTTCGTCAGCAACACAATTAGTGTCGAGTATGGTGGGGGCTGTTGCTGCATTGGAGCAAGCCTCTAGGGATCTTGAAGAAGCTCCGAAGAAAATCAAAAGACTAGAGGAGTTTGTGTATGATCTCGAGAATTTGACTCGCAAAATCAAGCAAAAGCATGTCTCCAAGCTTCATAACCATCGATTAGATAACCAAATTCAAAGCTTAAATGCCCTGGTGGAAAGGCTTCATCCAAACATCATGAAGGCAAGAAGGGTTGTGTCAAGAAGTAAGTTCAAGAACTTGGCTAAGATAGTGTGGAGTTCTATGGCTGGGGACCCACTTGGGAAAGTAGTCCATACAATCAAGGGTGACTTAAACTGGTGGCTTGACTCTCAAATATTGGTGCAAAATGTTGAGAAGGTGATAGAATCCACTGCACAAGACATCCCATTTCGGTTAAAGATAAATAGTGAACAAGGTTACCCGATATCTAGTAAGTGTAATTTCATAAGGAATTTACTAGAGCAGgagggttctcatcgggtcatTCTTATTGTTGGGTTATCTGGTATTGGGAAGTCATGTATGGCTCGTCAAGTGGTTTGTGATCCGCCAGCTAAATTTGTGGGCGGTGCAGCTGAGCTTTGCTTTGGGCAATGGTGCAGCAGAGCTGCCTGTAACGGAAACAAGGCCGAATATCAGAGCCGATTAGCtcgaaaattttgtaaatttcttgTGCAGATTGGATTTTGGAAGAAGATTAAGGATAACGCTGGAGATCTTGATTACATATGTTGCTTGCTTCAAGAAGCCTTGTACGGGAAGAGCATTTTGATCCTTCTTGATGATGTGTGGGAGCAGGACATAATTGAACGATTTACAAAACTGTATGATAATGATTGCAAATACTTAGTAACAACGAGAAATGAAGCTGTCTATGAAATTACAGAAGCTGAGAAAGTTGAGTTAGGCAAAGATGACATAAGGGAAATAAGCAAGGAAATCCTTGTGTACCATAGCCTCCTTAGCGAGGAAGAGTTGCCG ATTATCGCTGAAAGCTTGCTTGAGCGTTGTGGCCACCACCCTCTTACAGTGGCTGTCATGGGTAAGGCTCTCAGGAAAGAAACAAGATCTGAAAAATGGGAGAAAGCCATCACAAATTTATCCACCTTTGCCACATGTGCACCCGGTCCTGTCTCTTACGTAAATGAGAAAGAAGCTGAAAACACGCTAACCATTTTTGGGTCATTTGAGTTCAGTCTAGAAGCAATGCCTGGAGACTCTAGGAAGCTCTTCACAGCTCTTGCTGCTCTTTCATGGGTTGAACATGTACCTGAAGCTGGTTTGGAGGCTATTTGGTCAGTTATTGGGCAGGAGAGCATATTCCCTCTCGTAGTTGGCAAGCTTGTTGAGGGCTCCTTGCTGATGAAAACTGATACAGATCCCTTGTATCAAGTACATGACATGGTTTCGCTGTACCTTGATAGCAAGAAAAATTATGCAATTGCGCTTTTAGTAGATGAAGCTAGAGTTGAAGAAACAGCATTTATTTGCCCTtggctttttgtttttgggaaaGAAAGCATCAAAAGAATTGTTGGACAAAAGATAGAGATACTCCTCAGCGTTTTAGAAGAAAAGCAAGCAGTTATCACCTTAGAAGCAATTGTCCAGGCTCTAATGGCTAGCAAATCCATATCTGAATATGAAGTCAGCAGAGCAAGCTTTGTTTGCATGTTGGGACCTAGAATTGAAGCCCTTATATCATCTGGTTTACAGAGTCTGGTTGTAGTGTCTGCAGAAGCCATCACAAATATATTCAATAGAAATGACTATTGCAATTACGTTCCATCACTTGAAAGTACTGATGCAATTGATAAGCTGGCAGTTATACTAGAAAACTGTGAGGACCCCATGGTCCAAACAAACGTTTCAGCGTTCCTTGCAAAGCTTGCAGAATTTGGAAGTACGGATACAGTCGATAAGGTGCTTCAGAGTATCCCCTTCAACCAACTGGCTGATTTGCTCTCTCCTGAAGCTGAGGAATGGCATGAGAGCATGTTTACAATATTGATGTCATTGGTCAAAGCAGGAAAGTCAAAAGCTGTTGAGAGAATGATTGCTTCTGAAATCGAGAAAAATCTAATCAAACTTCTTGAGAATGGAACTGAAGTGGCACAACATGGTGCCATTGTCATATTGAAAGCATTTTATGAGTTAGGGGGCCATCCTACAAATGGGCATCTTCAACATGCTAATCTAAAACTTTTGCCATGGCAAGtgaggcttcgtttggaaaGATTTGTGTTGTCAGACCAGAATGTTTCCTCTTCACCAAGGCCGCAAACTTTTGAAGATCTACTCCACAAGGTACTTGATAGCAATTACAAGCAGGTATTGGAAGCAATGCAAGACCTCATACCAATTATTGAGAAAGCAGGGGACCCAAAAATCAGAGACATGATTTTAAAAAGCCCCCTCATCAAAAGACTCTTTGAACTTTTACAAACACAACAGAAGTCAATGAAATCCGAGTCTGCCTTTCTATTAATGAAGCTAGCTTTCTCTGGTGGAGAATCCTGCATTAAGAAATATCTGGAGTATGATATTATTCCCGAGCTAGTCAAGATGATGCAGTGCACCATTCCAGAGTTGCAGGATGCAGCCTATACAGCGCTACACCAGATGCTGTTTGGCACTGGTGGGGTCCTGGTTTTGAAGCATATATTTCAGTTGGGTCTCATAGAGAAGTTGGTTCACTCAATTGACAGCAGATCAGCGAAAGCAAGGGAAGTGAACGTCCACTGTCTTCTGGATGCTGTCGAGTTGGGAAACAAACAGTTCTTGGAGCGGATGTTTTCTTTGCAAGTGGTGGAGAAGCTTACAAAGTTAGAAAGTGTTAGTGGGGGCTCAGGTGAAACTGTGGTTGGATTTCTCAAGGGAATGGATAAATGTAAACGTCTTTCTACTGCTGAGCGCAAGGTTTTGAAGCAACAAGTGCTTAGGAAAGTAAGGGCTACCTTGAAAGGCCATAAATTTGAAGCGCGGATTTTGGCAGCTATAGATGCCTGTTTATCTGAAGGATCAATGAGGGGAGCCACTAGCAGTAGTAGTGGTAGAAACAGAAAGTCGTAG
- the LOC108993233 gene encoding uncharacterized protein At1g15400-like: MAGLQRSDVSFRRQGSSGFVFDDRFLSGQLNQVNQKKDPDQQELEKLDIKELAKTSRTEVGPTITIERSRSNGGARGYRTGKVAPAIEPPSPKLSACGFCAAFGQAGKKERRTRKPAGTG, encoded by the exons ATGGCTGGTTTACAACGATCTGATGTTTCGTTTAGGAGACAAGGCTCGTCGGGGTTTGTATTTGATGACAGATTCTTGTCAGGGCAGCTCAACCAAGTTAACCAGAAGAAAGACCCTGATCAACAAGAGCTAGAGAAGCTAGATATCAAAGAGCTGGCCAAGACATCAAGAACCGAAGTTGGACCAACCATTACCATCGAGCGCAGCCGATCCAACGGTGGAGCACGCGGCTACCGTACCGGGAAGGTAGCTCCGGCGATCGAGCCACCTTCGCCGAAGCTCTCGGCGTGCGGGTTTTGCGCCGCTTTCGGACAGGCagggaaaaaggaaaggagaaCGCGGAAGCCAGCTG GTACAGGATGA